One Neodiprion pinetum isolate iyNeoPine1 chromosome 1, iyNeoPine1.2, whole genome shotgun sequence genomic window carries:
- the Klp10A gene encoding uncharacterized protein Klp10A isoform X5, translating into MGWLTQCVCGARSAGSEPDVRQKSAGKRGKKRKNKKGEQKNAAGSPNVNRNAIAIEPVAQSTELNSSNRDEAVLKDAGHVSNNRHVDVEAGIKNSEKLSTPDKKCEIVHENSEFAAESSCSNFSSSIVDHEKYITDDPSFEQISLNFDHDPGAVRPKRWSIHGTDTNNGNVGNLGLRYFKKTPQSTEKNTVSAVKKSSTNASNENKFSTTSTKGDHRFGFRTVKDIDLQDSRQATEGVSTALGSVDRKLGLSYVVLKQTEESSRNGDSTGMVPFSGDSDVGNFERAYVVLPEIERDKSAESNDPNQKQRRTLQNPHRATMPISRLPRSKPNVVQKSSDFPEIQTNKYGFRQPAGSPVTTPVTEINRSRNSCSFEIPWFDDKTVTKKPRQSKILKPQEIPKIATKIKESNETALANERLTEHGNGRVHSAIVSGVNWEQRSVTVEWFERGETKGKEVEIDAILALNPELVPKTMGPPPPVNNHMMPSRNKNTTRASIPVKGKSVPNRQITRAGRPTNIIPPITSVNGHGDSISGLTRRELENIPPTPVTPAPSSASTVAMSKQKQLQIQQAQQQQLQIQQQQQQLQQQQAAQIENGRGRRSNVVKEVERLKKNREERRQRQAELKEEKEALMNLDPGNPNWEFLAMIREYQNTIDFRPLRDTDAVEDHQITVCVRKRPLNRKEVNRKEVDVISVPSKDQMVVHEPKAKVDLTKYLENQLFRFDYAFDETCTNEIVYKYTAKPLVQTIFEGGMATCFAYGQTGSGKTHTMGGDFNGKTQDCKKGIYAMVAKDVFKYLKSTKYRPLNLIISASFFEIYSGKVFDLLAEKEKLRVLEDGKQQVQIVGLTEKVVESCDEVLKLIQHGNSARTSGQTSANANSSRSHAVFQIIARTPGTHKVHGKFSLIDLAGNERGADTSSANRQTRMEGAEINKSLLALKECIRALGRKGTHLPFRASKLTQVLRDSFIGEKSKTCMIAMISPGMSSCEHSLNTLRYADRVKELAATDPTEVKAPSTDDDERGLKIEDHSNNSVLSDSDLAQLRSLNEGELSQDLYTFHEAVSALQLLEEEVLDTHKLVVDNTTRFLNDAHSVFSATHEVDYDQEDTHAMTKANSIFTLSHNWRGSNATLNTTLSINDKLNNNPDYDSHSNLNSSTQISGKNSYNSPWKDELNFGNSENSDSDQDKLEVESEKKDSETLSTVSINTMHNKTFSDRTTPPHKKCETRRSTISGIKKYSKYNWAGTFDNKAKKKISFVESSLSKSITAEGNVESHEMSDKNECRTSEKKTMNFTINPTSECNSCDSYEDDSLKVNDKFSDELKYTKFSNIDRTSDSKLNNMIESDLIFPPVTDNSYFIKNDASPARINIFTDCSDKNLEMPSILKSTANTASSILKVNQQMKNRYHIKLDTLQPNFNTSVPEKGPIDSGFERTSTLVKKCVLQKSIDSNIAEISVVESQIEDPKLTKKSLCRKLFQFASNLIINVILFTLLPAVYIAFFAYLHSVND; encoded by the exons ATGGGTTGGTTGACACAATGCGTTTGTGGTGCTCGGAGCGCCGGCTCGGAACCGGATGTGAGGCAGAAAAGCGCGGGAAAACGtgggaaaaagagaaaaaacaagaaaggGGAACAGAAAAATGCCGCTGGGTCGCCAAATGTCAATCGAAACGCCATCGCGATCGAACCGGTGGCCCAGAGCACAGAGCTAAATTCTTCAAACCGGGATGAAGCTGTCCTGAAGGATGCGGGCCATGTGTCGAATAATCGACACGTGGATGTCGAGGCCGGTatcaaaaattctgaaaagttGTCAACGCCGGATAAAAAGTGTGAAATAGTTCATGAAAACAGTGAATTTGCCGCGGAATCTTCGTGCAGTAATTTCTCATCGTCGATCGTTGAccatgaaaaatatatcaccGACGATCCTTCTTTCGAACAGATTTCATTGAACTTCGATCATGATCCTGGAGCGGTAAGACCGAAACGCTGGAGTATTCACGGCACAGACACGAACAACGGAAACGTAGGAAACCTTGGCTTGAGGTATTTTAAAAAGACGCCTCAATCCACCGAGAAAAATACCGTGTCTGCAGTTAAAAAATCATCCACCAATGCCTCCAATGAGAACAAATTTAGCACGACAAGTACGAAGGGGGATCATCGCTTCGGTTTTCGCACCGTCAAAGATATCGACCTGCAGGACTCGCGCCAGGCGACGGAGGGCGTTTCTACTGCATTAGGAAGTGTTGACAGAAAATTAGGACTTTCTTACGTTGTACTGAAGCAGACGGAGGAATCGTCGAGGAACGGTGATAGTACGGGAATGGTACCATTCTCGGGTGACTCTGACGTGGGAAATTTTGAACGAGCCTACGTCGTTCTGCCTGAAATTGAACGCGACAAGTCAGCGGAATCTAATGATCCGAATCAGAAGCAGCGACGTACTCTACAAAACCCGCATCGCGCAACTATGCCAATATCGAGGCTGCCCCGGTCGAAACCAAACGTCGTTCAGAAATCGTCGGACTTTCCGGAAATCCAAACGAACAAGTATGGATTTCGGCAACCTGCTGGAAGTCCAGTCACTACGCCGGTCACGGAGATCAACCGAAGTAGGAACTCGTGCAGCTTCGAAATTCCCTGGTTCGATGATAAAACCGTCACCAAGAAACCGCGTCAAAGTAAAATCTTGAAACCTCAAGAGATACCAAAGATCGCAACGAAAATTAAGGAATCTAATGAAACGGCTCTCGCTAACGAACGATTGACGGAACACGGAAATG GACGCGTTCACTCTGCTATCGTGTCTGGGGTCAACTGGGAGCAACGGAGTGTCACTGTCGAATGGTTTGAGAGAGGAGAGACTAAAGGGAAGGAG GTGGAAATCGATGCGATTTTGGCTTTAAATCCAGAGTTGGTACCGAAAACGATGGGCCCACCTCCGCCAGTGAATAATCACATGATGCCTTCTCGTAATAAG AATACTACGAGAGCGTCTATTCCAGTCAAAGGTAAGT CCGTTCCAAATAGACAAATCACTCGAGCGGGGCGGCCGACAAATATAATTCCACCCATTACATCTGTGAACGGACACGGTGATTCCATCTCAGGTCTTACTCGACGGGAATTGGAGAATATCCCACCAACTCCGGTAACACCAGCACCATCAAGTGCTTCCACTGTGGCAATGAGCAAGCAGAAACAATTGCAGATACAACAGGCTCAACAGCAGCAATTGCAAattcaacaacaacaacaacaactacaacaacaacaagcTGCCCAAATCGAAAATGGGAGAGGTAGACGGTCGAACGTTGTCAAGGAGGTGGAAAGGCTAAAAAAGAACAGAGAAGAGAGGAGGCAGCGACAAGCAGAGCtgaaggaggaaaaagaagcATTAATGAACTTGGATCCTGGAAATCCAAATTGGGAATTCCTTGCTATGATTAG gGAGTATCAAAACACCATAGACTTTAGACCACTGCGAGACACAGACGCCGTAGAAGACCATCAAATAACCGTTTGTGTTCGAAAACGTCCGTTAAATCGTAAGGAGGTGAATCGTAAAGAAGTGGACGTTATAAGTGTTCCCAGTAAAGATCAGATGGTCGTTCACGAACCAAAAGCAAAGGTTGATTTAACCAAGTATTTGGAAAATCAACTGTTCAGATTTGATTACGCTTTTGATGAAACTTGTACCAATGAAATAGTCTACAAATATACAGCCAAGCCATTAGTACAAACTATCTTTGAGGGTGGAATGGCTACTTGTTTTGCTTATGGTCAAACCGGAAGCGGTAAGACTCACACGATGGGTGGAGACTTCAATGGAAAAACTCAGGACTGCAAGAAAGGAATATATGCTATGGTCGCTAAAGACGTTTTCAAGTATTTAAAGTCCACTAAATATCGTCCACTGAATTTGATAATCTCTGCAAGTTTTTTTGAGATTTACTCAGGCAAAGTTTTTGACCTGCTCgctgaaaaagaaaagctcCGAGTACTGGAGGACGGGAAACAACAG gTCCAGATAGTTGGACTGACTGAAAAGGTTGTGGAATCTTGTGATGAAGTACTGAAATTAATTCAACATGGAAACAGTGCCAGAACTAGCGGGCAAACTAGCGCCAATGCTAACTCTTCGAGGTCGCATGCTGTCTTTCAAATAATTGCGCGGACACCAGGAACCCACAAGGTTCATGGAAAGTTTTCTCTAATCGATCTTGCCGGTAATGAAAGGGGAGCTGATACATCGTCAGCTAACAGACAAACCA GAATGGAAGGTGCTGAAATCAACAAATCACTGCTGGCGCTCAAAGAATGTATCCGTGCACTGGGACGTAAGGGTACACATTTGCCATTCAGAGCTAGTAAGCTAACTCAGGTTCTGCGAGATAGTTTTATcggagaaaaatcaaaaacttgTATG ATCGCTATGATCAGCCCAGGAATGAGCTCCTGCGAACATTCTCTTAATACATTACGGTACGCAGACAGAGTTAAGGAACTAGCTGCAACAGATCCAACAGAAGTAAAGGCACCATCGACAGATGACGATGAACGAGGTTTAAAGATAGAAGACCATTCGAACAACAGCGTTCTATCGGACAGTGATTTAGCACAGCTGAGATCACTCAat GAGGGAGAGTTATCGCAGGACTTATATACTTTCCATGAAGCAGTATCTGCGCTACAGTTATTAGAGGAAGAAGTTTTGGACACGCATAAGCTTGTGGTTGACAATACAACTCGGTTTTTAAACGATGCGCACAGCGTTTTCAGTGCGACACACGAGGTGGACTATGATCAGGAAG ATACTCACGCAATGACAAAGGCTAATTCAATCTTCACATTAAGCCACAACTGGAGAGGCAGCAATGCAACATTAAACACGACGCTCAGtataaatgataaattgaataacaatCCAGATTACGATAGTCATTCTAATTTGAATTCGTCGACACAAATTTCTGGTAAGAACTCCTATAATTCTCCTTGGAAAGATGAgttaaattttggaaattcagaaaattctgACAGTGATCAAGATAAGCTTGAAGTTGAATCTGAAAAGAAAGACAGCGAAACTCTTAGCACTGTATCCATCAACACCATGCATAACAAGACGTTTTCCGATAGAACTACTCCGCCACACAAAAAATGCGAAACCAGAAGGTCAACCATTTCtggcataaaaaaatattccaaatatAATTGGGCTGGTACTTTTGATAATAAAgctaaaaaaaagatttcgtTCGTGGAAAGTTCACTATCAAAATCAATCACAGCTGAAGGTAATGTTGAAAGTCATGAAATGTCAGATAAGAATGAATGTAGAAcaagtgaaaagaaaactatgaattttacaattaacCCTACATCAGAGTGTAACAGTTGTGATTCATATGAAGATGACTCTTTGAAAGTAAATGACAAATTTAGTGACGAGCTAAAGTATACtaagttttcaaatattgacaGAACGTCggattcaaaattgaataatatgatCGAAAGTGATTTGATCTTCCCACCTGTAACTGATAATTcctatttcataaaaaatgatgCTTCCCCTGCTAGGATCAATATATTTACTGATTGCTCTgataaaaatcttgaaatgCCATCCATTTTAAAAAGTACGGCTAATACAGCGTCTTCGATTTTAAAAGTAAACCAACagatgaaaaatcgatatcaTATTAAACTAGACACATTACAACCAAATTTTAACACATCTGTGCCAGAAAAGGGTCCAATAGATTCTGGGTTCGAACGCACTTCAACATTAGTAAAAAAGTGTGTCTTGCAAAAATCAATAGACTCCAATATAGCTGAAATCTCAGTTGTTGAATCACAAATTGAAGACccgaaattaacgaaaaaaagcttgtgcagaaaattatttcaatttgcgTCAAACTTAATAATTAATGTGATTCTGTTTACATTGTTACCTGCAGTTTATATCGCGTTTTTTGCGTATTTACATAGTGTAAATGATTAA
- the Klp10A gene encoding kinesin-like protein Klp10A isoform X10 has product MTMDHDMCNIEAGTSINIKRTDGRVHSAIVSGVNWEQRSVTVEWFERGETKGKEVEIDAILALNPELVPKTMGPPPPVNNHMMPSRNKDSSGEEDDGVDEYENQDEGSLGRSGAQQTTRNGLSSATLPVRVTSRLSNTTRASIPVKGKSVPNRQITRAGRPTNIIPPITSVNGHGDSISGLTRRELENIPPTPVTPAPSSASTVAMSKQKQLQIQQAQQQQLQIQQQQQQLQQQQAAQIENGRGRRSNVVKEVERLKKNREERRQRQAELKEEKEALMNLDPGNPNWEFLAMIREYQNTIDFRPLRDTDAVEDHQITVCVRKRPLNRKEVNRKEVDVISVPSKDQMVVHEPKAKVDLTKYLENQLFRFDYAFDETCTNEIVYKYTAKPLVQTIFEGGMATCFAYGQTGSGKTHTMGGDFNGKTQDCKKGIYAMVAKDVFKYLKSTKYRPLNLIISASFFEIYSGKVFDLLAEKEKLRVLEDGKQQVQIVGLTEKVVESCDEVLKLIQHGNSARTSGQTSANANSSRSHAVFQIIARTPGTHKVHGKFSLIDLAGNERGADTSSANRQTRMEGAEINKSLLALKECIRALGRKGTHLPFRASKLTQVLRDSFIGEKSKTCMIAMISPGMSSCEHSLNTLRYADRVKELAATDPTEVKAPSTDDDERGLKIEDHSNNSVLSDSDLAQLRSLNEGELSQDLYTFHEAVSALQLLEEEVLDTHKLVVDNTTRFLNDAHSVFSATHEVDYDQEDTHAMTKANSIFTLSHNWRGSNATLNTTLSINDKLNNNPDYDSHSNLNSSTQISGKNSYNSPWKDELNFGNSENSDSDQDKLEVESEKKDSETLSTVSINTMHNKTFSDRTTPPHKKCETRRSTISGIKKYSKYNWAGTFDNKAKKKISFVESSLSKSITAEGNVESHEMSDKNECRTSEKKTMNFTINPTSECNSCDSYEDDSLKVNDKFSDELKYTKFSNIDRTSDSKLNNMIESDLIFPPVTDNSYFIKNDASPARINIFTDCSDKNLEMPSILKSTANTASSILKVNQQMKNRYHIKLDTLQPNFNTSVPEKGPIDSGFERTSTLVKKCVLQKSIDSNIAEISVVESQIEDPKLTKKSLCRKLFQFASNLIINVILFTLLPAVYIAFFAYLHSVND; this is encoded by the exons GACGCGTTCACTCTGCTATCGTGTCTGGGGTCAACTGGGAGCAACGGAGTGTCACTGTCGAATGGTTTGAGAGAGGAGAGACTAAAGGGAAGGAG GTGGAAATCGATGCGATTTTGGCTTTAAATCCAGAGTTGGTACCGAAAACGATGGGCCCACCTCCGCCAGTGAATAATCACATGATGCCTTCTCGTAATAAG GACTCTTCCGGTGAGGAGGACGACGGCGTTGACGAGTACGAAAACCAGGATGAAGGCTCGCTCGGACGTTCCGGTGCTCAACAAACCACGAGAAATGGTCTTAGCTCGGCAACCCTGCCTGTACGAGTTACATCTCGGCTTTCG AATACTACGAGAGCGTCTATTCCAGTCAAAGGTAAGT CCGTTCCAAATAGACAAATCACTCGAGCGGGGCGGCCGACAAATATAATTCCACCCATTACATCTGTGAACGGACACGGTGATTCCATCTCAGGTCTTACTCGACGGGAATTGGAGAATATCCCACCAACTCCGGTAACACCAGCACCATCAAGTGCTTCCACTGTGGCAATGAGCAAGCAGAAACAATTGCAGATACAACAGGCTCAACAGCAGCAATTGCAAattcaacaacaacaacaacaactacaacaacaacaagcTGCCCAAATCGAAAATGGGAGAGGTAGACGGTCGAACGTTGTCAAGGAGGTGGAAAGGCTAAAAAAGAACAGAGAAGAGAGGAGGCAGCGACAAGCAGAGCtgaaggaggaaaaagaagcATTAATGAACTTGGATCCTGGAAATCCAAATTGGGAATTCCTTGCTATGATTAG gGAGTATCAAAACACCATAGACTTTAGACCACTGCGAGACACAGACGCCGTAGAAGACCATCAAATAACCGTTTGTGTTCGAAAACGTCCGTTAAATCGTAAGGAGGTGAATCGTAAAGAAGTGGACGTTATAAGTGTTCCCAGTAAAGATCAGATGGTCGTTCACGAACCAAAAGCAAAGGTTGATTTAACCAAGTATTTGGAAAATCAACTGTTCAGATTTGATTACGCTTTTGATGAAACTTGTACCAATGAAATAGTCTACAAATATACAGCCAAGCCATTAGTACAAACTATCTTTGAGGGTGGAATGGCTACTTGTTTTGCTTATGGTCAAACCGGAAGCGGTAAGACTCACACGATGGGTGGAGACTTCAATGGAAAAACTCAGGACTGCAAGAAAGGAATATATGCTATGGTCGCTAAAGACGTTTTCAAGTATTTAAAGTCCACTAAATATCGTCCACTGAATTTGATAATCTCTGCAAGTTTTTTTGAGATTTACTCAGGCAAAGTTTTTGACCTGCTCgctgaaaaagaaaagctcCGAGTACTGGAGGACGGGAAACAACAG gTCCAGATAGTTGGACTGACTGAAAAGGTTGTGGAATCTTGTGATGAAGTACTGAAATTAATTCAACATGGAAACAGTGCCAGAACTAGCGGGCAAACTAGCGCCAATGCTAACTCTTCGAGGTCGCATGCTGTCTTTCAAATAATTGCGCGGACACCAGGAACCCACAAGGTTCATGGAAAGTTTTCTCTAATCGATCTTGCCGGTAATGAAAGGGGAGCTGATACATCGTCAGCTAACAGACAAACCA GAATGGAAGGTGCTGAAATCAACAAATCACTGCTGGCGCTCAAAGAATGTATCCGTGCACTGGGACGTAAGGGTACACATTTGCCATTCAGAGCTAGTAAGCTAACTCAGGTTCTGCGAGATAGTTTTATcggagaaaaatcaaaaacttgTATG ATCGCTATGATCAGCCCAGGAATGAGCTCCTGCGAACATTCTCTTAATACATTACGGTACGCAGACAGAGTTAAGGAACTAGCTGCAACAGATCCAACAGAAGTAAAGGCACCATCGACAGATGACGATGAACGAGGTTTAAAGATAGAAGACCATTCGAACAACAGCGTTCTATCGGACAGTGATTTAGCACAGCTGAGATCACTCAat GAGGGAGAGTTATCGCAGGACTTATATACTTTCCATGAAGCAGTATCTGCGCTACAGTTATTAGAGGAAGAAGTTTTGGACACGCATAAGCTTGTGGTTGACAATACAACTCGGTTTTTAAACGATGCGCACAGCGTTTTCAGTGCGACACACGAGGTGGACTATGATCAGGAAG ATACTCACGCAATGACAAAGGCTAATTCAATCTTCACATTAAGCCACAACTGGAGAGGCAGCAATGCAACATTAAACACGACGCTCAGtataaatgataaattgaataacaatCCAGATTACGATAGTCATTCTAATTTGAATTCGTCGACACAAATTTCTGGTAAGAACTCCTATAATTCTCCTTGGAAAGATGAgttaaattttggaaattcagaaaattctgACAGTGATCAAGATAAGCTTGAAGTTGAATCTGAAAAGAAAGACAGCGAAACTCTTAGCACTGTATCCATCAACACCATGCATAACAAGACGTTTTCCGATAGAACTACTCCGCCACACAAAAAATGCGAAACCAGAAGGTCAACCATTTCtggcataaaaaaatattccaaatatAATTGGGCTGGTACTTTTGATAATAAAgctaaaaaaaagatttcgtTCGTGGAAAGTTCACTATCAAAATCAATCACAGCTGAAGGTAATGTTGAAAGTCATGAAATGTCAGATAAGAATGAATGTAGAAcaagtgaaaagaaaactatgaattttacaattaacCCTACATCAGAGTGTAACAGTTGTGATTCATATGAAGATGACTCTTTGAAAGTAAATGACAAATTTAGTGACGAGCTAAAGTATACtaagttttcaaatattgacaGAACGTCggattcaaaattgaataatatgatCGAAAGTGATTTGATCTTCCCACCTGTAACTGATAATTcctatttcataaaaaatgatgCTTCCCCTGCTAGGATCAATATATTTACTGATTGCTCTgataaaaatcttgaaatgCCATCCATTTTAAAAAGTACGGCTAATACAGCGTCTTCGATTTTAAAAGTAAACCAACagatgaaaaatcgatatcaTATTAAACTAGACACATTACAACCAAATTTTAACACATCTGTGCCAGAAAAGGGTCCAATAGATTCTGGGTTCGAACGCACTTCAACATTAGTAAAAAAGTGTGTCTTGCAAAAATCAATAGACTCCAATATAGCTGAAATCTCAGTTGTTGAATCACAAATTGAAGACccgaaattaacgaaaaaaagcttgtgcagaaaattatttcaatttgcgTCAAACTTAATAATTAATGTGATTCTGTTTACATTGTTACCTGCAGTTTATATCGCGTTTTTTGCGTATTTACATAGTGTAAATGATTAA
- the Klp10A gene encoding kinesin-like protein KIF2A isoform X12 encodes MFKMSPQSMIPRRKVEIDAILALNPELVPKTMGPPPPVNNHMMPSRNKNTTRASIPVKGKSVPNRQITRAGRPTNIIPPITSVNGHGDSISGLTRRELENIPPTPVTPAPSSASTVAMSKQKQLQIQQAQQQQLQIQQQQQQLQQQQAAQIENGRGRRSNVVKEVERLKKNREERRQRQAELKEEKEALMNLDPGNPNWEFLAMIREYQNTIDFRPLRDTDAVEDHQITVCVRKRPLNRKEVNRKEVDVISVPSKDQMVVHEPKAKVDLTKYLENQLFRFDYAFDETCTNEIVYKYTAKPLVQTIFEGGMATCFAYGQTGSGKTHTMGGDFNGKTQDCKKGIYAMVAKDVFKYLKSTKYRPLNLIISASFFEIYSGKVFDLLAEKEKLRVLEDGKQQVQIVGLTEKVVESCDEVLKLIQHGNSARTSGQTSANANSSRSHAVFQIIARTPGTHKVHGKFSLIDLAGNERGADTSSANRQTRMEGAEINKSLLALKECIRALGRKGTHLPFRASKLTQVLRDSFIGEKSKTCMIAMISPGMSSCEHSLNTLRYADRVKELAATDPTEVKAPSTDDDERGLKIEDHSNNSVLSDSDLAQLRSLNEGELSQDLYTFHEAVSALQLLEEEVLDTHKLVVDNTTRFLNDAHSVFSATHEVDYDQEDTHAMTKANSIFTLSHNWRGSNATLNTTLSINDKLNNNPDYDSHSNLNSSTQISGKNSYNSPWKDELNFGNSENSDSDQDKLEVESEKKDSETLSTVSINTMHNKTFSDRTTPPHKKCETRRSTISGIKKYSKYNWAGTFDNKAKKKISFVESSLSKSITAEGNVESHEMSDKNECRTSEKKTMNFTINPTSECNSCDSYEDDSLKVNDKFSDELKYTKFSNIDRTSDSKLNNMIESDLIFPPVTDNSYFIKNDASPARINIFTDCSDKNLEMPSILKSTANTASSILKVNQQMKNRYHIKLDTLQPNFNTSVPEKGPIDSGFERTSTLVKKCVLQKSIDSNIAEISVVESQIEDPKLTKKSLCRKLFQFASNLIINVILFTLLPAVYIAFFAYLHSVND; translated from the exons ATGTTTAAAATGTCTCCCCAGAGCATGATACCGCGTAGAAAG GTGGAAATCGATGCGATTTTGGCTTTAAATCCAGAGTTGGTACCGAAAACGATGGGCCCACCTCCGCCAGTGAATAATCACATGATGCCTTCTCGTAATAAG AATACTACGAGAGCGTCTATTCCAGTCAAAGGTAAGT CCGTTCCAAATAGACAAATCACTCGAGCGGGGCGGCCGACAAATATAATTCCACCCATTACATCTGTGAACGGACACGGTGATTCCATCTCAGGTCTTACTCGACGGGAATTGGAGAATATCCCACCAACTCCGGTAACACCAGCACCATCAAGTGCTTCCACTGTGGCAATGAGCAAGCAGAAACAATTGCAGATACAACAGGCTCAACAGCAGCAATTGCAAattcaacaacaacaacaacaactacaacaacaacaagcTGCCCAAATCGAAAATGGGAGAGGTAGACGGTCGAACGTTGTCAAGGAGGTGGAAAGGCTAAAAAAGAACAGAGAAGAGAGGAGGCAGCGACAAGCAGAGCtgaaggaggaaaaagaagcATTAATGAACTTGGATCCTGGAAATCCAAATTGGGAATTCCTTGCTATGATTAG gGAGTATCAAAACACCATAGACTTTAGACCACTGCGAGACACAGACGCCGTAGAAGACCATCAAATAACCGTTTGTGTTCGAAAACGTCCGTTAAATCGTAAGGAGGTGAATCGTAAAGAAGTGGACGTTATAAGTGTTCCCAGTAAAGATCAGATGGTCGTTCACGAACCAAAAGCAAAGGTTGATTTAACCAAGTATTTGGAAAATCAACTGTTCAGATTTGATTACGCTTTTGATGAAACTTGTACCAATGAAATAGTCTACAAATATACAGCCAAGCCATTAGTACAAACTATCTTTGAGGGTGGAATGGCTACTTGTTTTGCTTATGGTCAAACCGGAAGCGGTAAGACTCACACGATGGGTGGAGACTTCAATGGAAAAACTCAGGACTGCAAGAAAGGAATATATGCTATGGTCGCTAAAGACGTTTTCAAGTATTTAAAGTCCACTAAATATCGTCCACTGAATTTGATAATCTCTGCAAGTTTTTTTGAGATTTACTCAGGCAAAGTTTTTGACCTGCTCgctgaaaaagaaaagctcCGAGTACTGGAGGACGGGAAACAACAG gTCCAGATAGTTGGACTGACTGAAAAGGTTGTGGAATCTTGTGATGAAGTACTGAAATTAATTCAACATGGAAACAGTGCCAGAACTAGCGGGCAAACTAGCGCCAATGCTAACTCTTCGAGGTCGCATGCTGTCTTTCAAATAATTGCGCGGACACCAGGAACCCACAAGGTTCATGGAAAGTTTTCTCTAATCGATCTTGCCGGTAATGAAAGGGGAGCTGATACATCGTCAGCTAACAGACAAACCA GAATGGAAGGTGCTGAAATCAACAAATCACTGCTGGCGCTCAAAGAATGTATCCGTGCACTGGGACGTAAGGGTACACATTTGCCATTCAGAGCTAGTAAGCTAACTCAGGTTCTGCGAGATAGTTTTATcggagaaaaatcaaaaacttgTATG ATCGCTATGATCAGCCCAGGAATGAGCTCCTGCGAACATTCTCTTAATACATTACGGTACGCAGACAGAGTTAAGGAACTAGCTGCAACAGATCCAACAGAAGTAAAGGCACCATCGACAGATGACGATGAACGAGGTTTAAAGATAGAAGACCATTCGAACAACAGCGTTCTATCGGACAGTGATTTAGCACAGCTGAGATCACTCAat GAGGGAGAGTTATCGCAGGACTTATATACTTTCCATGAAGCAGTATCTGCGCTACAGTTATTAGAGGAAGAAGTTTTGGACACGCATAAGCTTGTGGTTGACAATACAACTCGGTTTTTAAACGATGCGCACAGCGTTTTCAGTGCGACACACGAGGTGGACTATGATCAGGAAG ATACTCACGCAATGACAAAGGCTAATTCAATCTTCACATTAAGCCACAACTGGAGAGGCAGCAATGCAACATTAAACACGACGCTCAGtataaatgataaattgaataacaatCCAGATTACGATAGTCATTCTAATTTGAATTCGTCGACACAAATTTCTGGTAAGAACTCCTATAATTCTCCTTGGAAAGATGAgttaaattttggaaattcagaaaattctgACAGTGATCAAGATAAGCTTGAAGTTGAATCTGAAAAGAAAGACAGCGAAACTCTTAGCACTGTATCCATCAACACCATGCATAACAAGACGTTTTCCGATAGAACTACTCCGCCACACAAAAAATGCGAAACCAGAAGGTCAACCATTTCtggcataaaaaaatattccaaatatAATTGGGCTGGTACTTTTGATAATAAAgctaaaaaaaagatttcgtTCGTGGAAAGTTCACTATCAAAATCAATCACAGCTGAAGGTAATGTTGAAAGTCATGAAATGTCAGATAAGAATGAATGTAGAAcaagtgaaaagaaaactatgaattttacaattaacCCTACATCAGAGTGTAACAGTTGTGATTCATATGAAGATGACTCTTTGAAAGTAAATGACAAATTTAGTGACGAGCTAAAGTATACtaagttttcaaatattgacaGAACGTCggattcaaaattgaataatatgatCGAAAGTGATTTGATCTTCCCACCTGTAACTGATAATTcctatttcataaaaaatgatgCTTCCCCTGCTAGGATCAATATATTTACTGATTGCTCTgataaaaatcttgaaatgCCATCCATTTTAAAAAGTACGGCTAATACAGCGTCTTCGATTTTAAAAGTAAACCAACagatgaaaaatcgatatcaTATTAAACTAGACACATTACAACCAAATTTTAACACATCTGTGCCAGAAAAGGGTCCAATAGATTCTGGGTTCGAACGCACTTCAACATTAGTAAAAAAGTGTGTCTTGCAAAAATCAATAGACTCCAATATAGCTGAAATCTCAGTTGTTGAATCACAAATTGAAGACccgaaattaacgaaaaaaagcttgtgcagaaaattatttcaatttgcgTCAAACTTAATAATTAATGTGATTCTGTTTACATTGTTACCTGCAGTTTATATCGCGTTTTTTGCGTATTTACATAGTGTAAATGATTAA